A window of the Salvelinus alpinus chromosome 3, SLU_Salpinus.1, whole genome shotgun sequence genome harbors these coding sequences:
- the LOC139570032 gene encoding pepsin A-like: MKWAIVLCAVVALSECIIQVPLIKGKSARESLEEQGLWNEYRGKFPFNPTRFDDQNLYVSSEQMTNDADLAYFGVISIGTPPQSFTVIFDTGSSNLWIPSVYCSSAACANHNRFNPSLSSTFKNAGKSLSIQYGTGSMTGFEGFDTVVVGGIPVKNQIFGLSQSEAPFMAHMKADGILGLAYPRLAASQATPVFDNMMTQHLVNQDMFSVYLTRNSAVGSMVTFGGVDPNYYQGQIAWIPLSSQMYWQITVDSVTVNGQIVACNGGCQAIVDTGTSNIVGPQADISSMARAVGAHSANGDNVVNCNNINNMPAMVFHIHGQAFTLPASTYVRQSTYYGCRTGLQSSNSDLWILGDIFIRQYYSIFSRAQNMVGLALAR, translated from the exons ATGAAGTGGGCTATCGTTCTGTGTGCCGTGGTGGCACTCTCGGAATGCATCATCCA GGTGCCGCTGATCAAGGGGAAGAGTGCCAGGGAGAGCCTGGAGGAGCAGGGTCTGTGGAATGAGTACAGAGGGAAGTTCCCTTTCAACCCCACCAGGTTTGACGACCAGAACCTATATGTCTCCAGCGAGCAGATGACCAACGACGCTGAT TTGGCTTATTTTGGAGTGATCTCCATTGGAACTCCTCCTCAGTCCTTCACTGTCATCTTTGACACTGGCTCATCCAACCTGTGGATTCCCTCCGTCTACTGCAGCAGCGCAGCTTGCG CCAACCACAACAGGTTCAACCCCAGTTTGTCCTCTACCTTCAAGAATGCTGGGAAGAGCCTGTCCATCCAATACGGCACTGGCAGTATGACTGGCTTCGAGGGCTTCGACACCGTTGTG GTGGGTGGGATCCCTGTGAAGAACCAGATCTTTGGGCTGAGTCAATCGGAGGCTCCCTTCATGGCTCATATGAAGGCTGATGGTATCCTGGGTCTGGCTTACCCCCGCCTGGCAGCCTCTCAGGCCACACCAGTCTTTGACAACATGATGACCCAGCATCTCGTCAACCAGGACATGTTCTCTGTCTACCTGACTCG TAACTCTGCGGTAGGTAGCATGGTGACCTTCGGAGGCGTTGACCCCAACTACTACCAAGGCCAGATCGCATGGATCCCCCTGTCCTCTCAGATGTACTGGCAGATCACCGTCGACAG TGTGACTGTGAACGGCCAGATTGTGGCCTGTAACGGCGGCTGCCAGGCTATCGTGGACACCGGCACCTCTAATATTGTGGGACCTCAGGCCGACATCTCCAGCATGGCTCGTGCTGTGGGAGCCCACTCCGCCAACGGAGAC aatGTGGTGAACtgtaacaacatcaacaacatgccagCGATGGTCTTCCACATCCACGGACAGGCCTTCACTCTCCCAGCCTCCACCTACGTccgccag TCCACCTACTATGGCTGCCGCACCGGTCTCCAGTCTAGTAACTCCGACCTGTGGATTCTGGGTGACATCTTCATCCGACAGTACTATTCCATCTTCAGCAGAGCCCAGAACATGGTGGGTCTGGCCCTGGCTAGATAA